The genomic stretch AAAAATGGTTTACTATATAGGTTGAGATTTGAAAATTGAGAAGGAAAAAGAAACGGAGCGTCTTCACCGTTCACATCAATATAACCCAGCGAAGTGTGAGTGACTCAAATTGAGCTACAAGATTCTCTGTGACTTTTTTCGCAGCAATGGCGTTTTCCTCATCATTCCATGAACGACTCGAACAAATGGACCGTACTCGAATTCAACGTCTCTCATTACTCCAGGTTCACTTCAATTTCATCTCTACTTGTTTCTTTTCCAACAAATCTGAATCCAAATCCATATACCAACATATCAATTTTTTCAGGTCGAGAAAGAGTTGCAATCACACAAATCTCGTGTTCTAGCCTCAAAGCTTGCAAATATCAGAGCCATGGAACAGAGGTGCTTGCTGTTTGATCGTAAAATAGCCTCGCAGAATTTCAAAATTCTGTCTCTCAAGTCTCAGATTGAGAATCTCGAAGCCAAATATGATTCACTCTCGCAAGAAATTAGGTGTACAATTGTAGCAATCCGCGTTGTATTTAACCTAATTCCTCTTGTTTGATTGCATTGAGTTTGAGAGTTTTGATACTTTACTATCTAGGTCAATGCAGAACGAGGTGGTGGAGCTTGAAGAGTTGCATAAAATGAAAGATGGATTTTATGAAGCAAAGAAGTTGGAAATGAAGGAATTCAAGCAAATGGCTTGCGATTTTGTAGTGAAATGTGAATTGGAAGTTCAGAGTTTGAGAAATGGTGTCAATGAGGTGAATTGTTATTGATATATACATAGACTTATCCATGTTCGTGTCGGTGTCGTATCTGATACTCGTGTATGAGTGGGTACTTCATAATATGACATGATTAAAATTCGAAAGTAAAGCAGGAATTGATATGAATGTTTATGGTATGCTATTTATGTACTTCAATTGATTTTTGGTTGAGCATTCTTAGCTATCAATTTTGTATGAAGTTAATAGTGTTATATTATAATAATATGATCAATCTGGTGAATTGCATAGTGTTTGAAtgtgatttttttttcttttcttgtttttGATTTTCAGCTGAGGTCTTCTTTCATGGATCTTAAGGGCAACAAAAGGAACTCATGTAATTCCGAGATAGATGCTGCTGAAGCGAGGAGGTTGAGACTATTGGCTGAGAAGGAAAGTGTATGTAGAAATGTTGATTCTAATAGCCAATTAAAAGCACAGTTGCAAAAGCAGCTTCAGAGTATTATGTGATTCTATGACACAAACAACTCAAGTGAGGGAATGGGCTTGAAGACTACCCAGCTGTAGATTGCATTAGTAACTCTTTTACAAATATATCTGATCACAAAACCCACCGTCACCGGGTATAACTCACACTTCATTCTTAGTTCCTTAGTTTCGGCTTTTAGGCAGAGTTCTCAAGCTTTTGGAGGTTCTGTGTAGGTTAGTCATAGTTTAGCAAGACCAAAATAAATATAGGCCATATTTACTCTCGATTTAACCTTACAAATATTTTATGAGGTCCTATTTAGCTATCATTTAACACTGAAAATTTTGAAGCCCGGTGCGGTAGCACGTCTTGCACGCCCTAAAAAACGGTCCATCTTTTAGGAGCTTAGTCATTGATTCAATAGTATtagtaaaaaaaatgaaataatgttCTGATGAGACTTGATGAGACTGGCCCAGCTAACCCGTGTAAGCAAAAGTTTAGCAACAAAACTTTGATCATGGTTTgcacattttattttgtttttgaaGAGTTTGCACTGATTGTTAATAATTGTGCATAACATAAATATCAGCAGCATCTAAACAGCCTTGAGCTAACCAGAGAAACACAGACAACATGTTTAAACACCTTTAGTTCTAGTAACTAACCAGTTCCATGATTAATAGTTACCCTAAAAAACCATTATATTTCTCTCCTTCTAAATAGGCCAAACACATACAAGCCAAATTATTAGAAATTGTTGTTCTAAAGTATTACCTCTTCCTAATGTTGCATTCTCTTCATGACCACCATCCCATAAGTTATGCATTTCACTCACCCTTGCTTATTAGATGCAACATTATAAAGTCTATGAAACAGGTCTTTCAAGTTTCCACTTTCTACACAATTATCCTTCTAATTAATATAGACATGTCTTACATTTCTTACACCCATAGTTATTGTCTAAATCAaatgtatacttcaaatgttagATTGCTAGGATAGTTAGTTAAGACTAGATCAATGACTTGTTATGAAAGTTACATTATGTATATATGTCTTGAATGAATATCACATTTCATCATCGATACAACACAAGTTCCTCATTTTCTCTTTtagtttcttctcttttcttttcttagagtGCAAGAAACCATACAACTATTCCTTAAGCATGGTTGTCTAGGAGCATCCATGAATATGCGCATCTGTACAACTGCAAAGAATATATTAACTTTAAAATTGTGGAATCCTCTTTCTTCTTCATTGTTTTTCTCAAGCTTCAGATTTACCTCTAATAAATGCGGTTGCAGAACTGCAATCAATAATGTTAAATCTTTTGAAGAATTCAAATCCCAAAACCACATGTATTTAAAAGATTCAAGTTGGGAATCAAAGTTCAATAAATATCAAAGAGCAAAGTACTGACCTAAATTGTTGAGCATGTATCAAGGCTTCAAATTTCAGTTCATGGAATGAAAAGATGTGTAATACCCCACACATTATAAGAGTCTGGAATCATAACATGAGGATATTAATAATGGTATGGAGTAATACACAAGTGTCTGATATGATAATGTTATGCATGTAAAAACAAAATACGTACATGTATACATCATGCCAAAATACATCTAAGATGATAACAAAACATAACAGAAATAATAGAAATAGGTAGTTACGTCAATCCAATGCATCATAACGCCGCCTTGCTTTACCTTTATCTTTACTTGAACCACCTGAAAATATACAACATGTGGTGAGATTACTTGTTGTTCCTAATGGATTGGTCCTTTCAATTGCATGTATTTAGCAAAACAACACCTTGAAAAAGTGTCCAAGTGTTCAAGATTGGTCTAGCTTGCTAAAGCTGTATGGAATTGCAAAAGAGACACATGTTGAATGCAATGATCCAACATGTTGGTACGATATTTGGGTCTTGTGCAATATGCGCCAGATTGTTGCGTTTTAACAGAATCTTTTTAAAATATTCAATTATGTTTTATTGCTATTGGTTTAGCAGTATGATTATATGATTTGTTGGACAACTGTGAATATCAAATCAGATTTGAATTTGTAACAAACCAAATCACATATTTTTGTTGAAGATATTCAAAGAGTAAGTCAAATATCCAACGGATTGTGCAAAGATTATGGGCGAAAATAACTGCTGATCCACAAGGAAAAAGCTTAAAGTTATTTTACTATATAAGGAGCTCAAACCTACATTAGAAAGAAAACATTCATGATGGAGATTTTAGAGTGTTAGGATTTACAAGAGTCCTTGTTATTTCTATGTACACCTTTATGTTTTAGTAGCTTGACATAGAAGGTTTGtttagttgagttgtaaattcaACATTGTTATGTACATCTCTATGTTTCAGTAATTTGACATAGGAGATTTTttagttgagttgtaatattCAACAATTGAAGTTGATCACTAGGATTTAGTTGTTGTTTGCCCCTATTATTGATTTTGTAACAGAGAAGAAAATGAGTAGGTTTTCAATTATAAAGGGAGACTCTAAATAGAAAGTTATTGGGTAGTATTAGAAGAGGCATTGGACAATATAAGATTTATTATTTCTTGTAAGTCTAATTGTACTAAGCTACTAATATTGAATTTTCTTTCTTAGATTATGGACTcagcccccagacgtaggtgtaGTTTCATCGAACTGGATAAACAATTGATTATGTTCTTTATTGTTTTTTCTGTTCCATCAACTTGTATTTGTTATTATAGTGATTGTGGTGTATCTTGTCGAACCAGTTGTTGAAGCATCGAGTTCGACATCTGTCCCCTGATGAACAAAATTTAAATTGACATCAGAGCAGACACCCTAGCATGTTGGATAAGCTCCAGGAGAGATAAATTCTGCTTAAATGGAGACAATTAAAGACAGAGGATCAATAAATAAACCACCTGTTTTGGATGGTACAAATAATGACTATTGGAAGATCATAATGGCTACTTTTCTAAAATCCTTGGGAAATAAAACTTGAAAAATTGTGATAAAAGGAGAAAAACATCCACTTGTTACTATTGAAGACAACTAGTTTAAAACCACGGGATGATTGGACCAAAGGCTGATAAGAACATGTTAAGGTTAATTAATATATGTTCAGAAGCTAAAGAAGCATGAGACATTCTCAAGGCTGCTCATGAAGGCTCATCAGAAACTCATATGTCAAAACTCCTATCAATAAGGATTAAAAATATGAGAATGAAAAAAGAAACCTCTGGAAATGCAAAGGCTTACTCTGGTCAGTATATTACTGAAAGTAAGTCTGATGATGTGGGCTTAACTAACGAAGAGATAATTGAGTCTTATAGAGTTGTGATCATCAAGTGGGAAAAAGCATGTAGAGAGACTGAGAACCTAAAGAAAACTGTAAGGGAGTTTCATCATGAAAATGAAAAACTTACTACTACAGTCACTAGTCAAGGTAGAGATATTTTTGTTCTAATATCCAAGCTGGAGGAGTTAGAAAAGTCTATAAGGATATTGAATAAAGCTTAAGACATGTCAGATAAAATTATGGAAGATAATGAGCAGTCAAGAATTAGTGATGAATTGCTAAAAGATATCCAAGTGGAAGAGAGGAAGCCATGAAACTTTGTAGCCATAAAATATGTCTACAGTCATATGAACAAGAAAGGTCACATGTTCTAGCATCGAGCTTGACATGTGCACCACCATCATAAAGGCTACAAGAAACGTGTTAGAAGATGTCATCATCGTGGAAAATATGGTCACATAAGGCCG from Lathyrus oleraceus cultivar Zhongwan6 chromosome 7, CAAS_Psat_ZW6_1.0, whole genome shotgun sequence encodes the following:
- the LOC127100350 gene encoding uncharacterized protein LOC127100350, which gives rise to MAFSSSFHERLEQMDRTRIQRLSLLQVEKELQSHKSRVLASKLANIRAMEQRCLLFDRKIASQNFKILSLKSQIENLEAKYDSLSQEIRSMQNEVVELEELHKMKDGFYEAKKLEMKEFKQMACDFVVKCELEVQSLRNGVNELRSSFMDLKGNKRNSCNSEIDAAEARRLRLLAEKESVCRNVDSNSQLKAQLQKQLQSIM